The following proteins come from a genomic window of Campylobacter concisus:
- the exbB gene encoding TonB-system energizer ExbB, producing the protein MELIKHHIDHVIIAILGIMSFFVLWYTIERIIFYSRVDIKGYKSIESLEEALTKNLTTLYIIYSNAPYVGLLGTVAGIMITFYDMGMAGGIDTKSIMVGLSLALKATAFGLLVAIPTLMIYNGFVRKVDVMLNRYKAENASK; encoded by the coding sequence CGATTTTAGGCATTATGAGTTTTTTTGTACTTTGGTATACGATTGAGCGTATTATTTTTTATTCACGCGTTGATATAAAAGGCTACAAAAGTATCGAATCGCTTGAAGAGGCACTAACCAAAAATTTAACCACGCTTTACATTATCTACTCAAATGCGCCATATGTAGGACTTCTTGGTACAGTTGCTGGAATTATGATCACATTTTATGATATGGGTATGGCAGGCGGAATCGATACTAAAAGCATAATGGTCGGCCTCTCTCTTGCGCTAAAAGCAACTGCTTTTGGACTACTTGTGGCGATACCAACTTTGATGATTTACAATGGTTTTGTCAGAAAAGTAGATGTGATGCTAAATAGATATAAGGCTGAAAATGCGTCTAAATAA
- the exbD gene encoding TonB system transport protein ExbD, protein MRLNKKDGLNIVPFIDIMLVLLAIVLSISTFIAQGKIAIDLSSANSAEQSKEDDKKVSVVIDKDNKFFIDDVEISENELKDKLNAVDIKTLIELKSDKNSKFDSFVKVIDILKEKGHENFAIQTISE, encoded by the coding sequence ATGCGTCTAAATAAAAAAGATGGGTTAAATATTGTCCCATTTATTGATATTATGCTTGTTTTGCTTGCTATCGTGCTTAGCATTTCGACTTTTATTGCTCAAGGCAAGATAGCTATTGATCTTTCAAGTGCAAACAGTGCTGAGCAAAGCAAAGAGGACGATAAAAAGGTAAGCGTAGTAATTGATAAGGATAATAAATTTTTTATAGATGATGTAGAAATTTCTGAGAATGAACTCAAAGATAAGCTAAATGCGGTTGATATAAAGACATTGATCGAACTAAAAAGCGATAAAAATTCGAAATTTGATAGCTTTGTCAAAGTAATTGATATATTAAAAGAGAAGGGCCACGAAAATTTTGCAATCCAAACAATCTCTGAATAA